A region from the Bacteroidota bacterium genome encodes:
- a CDS encoding copper homeostasis protein CutC has product MPSQFTIEAVVDSLDAALAAEAAGADRLELCSGLDLGGLTPGGGLLASVCLAVQIPVHVLLRTRGGDFLCTDAEFETLLIEAEAAREMGAAGIVAGILLPHGRIDVARMRLLVQTAAPMPVTFHRAFDRVTDRESGLADLLQTGCNRLLASGLAGSAQEGAENLAWLQKQAGDRLIVMPGGGVTADNVRGIAEITGAVEFHLSAIRQEPSKMTFHPTWQSNEQTKTWVPAPEKVAALKAVLTEYFTEKR; this is encoded by the coding sequence ACCGCCTTGAGTTATGCAGCGGCTTGGATTTGGGCGGACTTACGCCCGGGGGCGGGCTGCTTGCGAGCGTGTGTTTGGCCGTGCAAATTCCTGTGCATGTGCTCCTGCGCACACGAGGGGGCGATTTTTTGTGCACCGATGCCGAATTTGAAACGCTGTTGATCGAAGCAGAAGCAGCGCGGGAGATGGGAGCCGCGGGCATCGTAGCGGGCATCTTGCTGCCCCATGGGCGGATTGACGTTGCGCGGATGCGCCTGTTGGTGCAAACGGCAGCGCCGATGCCGGTGACCTTTCACCGGGCCTTTGACCGCGTGACGGATCGTGAATCCGGCTTGGCGGATTTGTTGCAGACGGGTTGCAACCGATTGCTGGCAAGCGGTTTGGCGGGTTCGGCGCAGGAGGGCGCGGAGAATTTGGCATGGTTGCAAAAGCAAGCCGGGGACCGGTTGATCGTGATGCCCGGAGGCGGTGTCACCGCCGACAATGTCCGCGGTATTGCTGAAATTACCGGCGCAGTCGAGTTTCACCTCTCTGCCATTCGTCAGGAACCGAGCAAAATGACCTTCCATCCGACCTGGCAATCCAACGAACAAACCAAGACCTGGGTACCTGCCCCTGAAAAGGTGGCTGCACTCAAGGCAGTTTTGACCGAATATTTCACTGAAAAAAGATAG
- a CDS encoding sugar MFS transporter, translating into MAQNETSRDYRGAFALLTLLFFMWGFITVTNDVLVTTFRGIFQLSALESSLVQFSFFGAFFVISIIYYIVSLTMGDPINRIGYKTGMVIGLLGCGLGCALFYPAAQMASYGFFLFALFVLAAGVTMLQIAANPYAAIMGSPESASGRLNFAQGFNSLGTTVGPLVAAILIFKVFSTGDKSPTAVASAYLIYSALFVICAAFVAFSAMPPFKNEEKAEKGLGVLRFPYLVLGVIAIFVYVGAEVSTGTFLIDFLRDPNVLGMTKEQATGMLPFFWGGLMIGRLLGAISLSTTLETVKKAVYMAVVAAACFFFIYFVTGIKTEGGVFSYQTLPLTELGIYLLLLLVTYVGLLAGRDAPARTLGIFSLVNIVLLMVGAFGSGHLAAWCVIGAGLFNSIMWSNIFSLSIADLGKYTSQGSSLLVMAIVGGALVPPLQATLADSFGSFQLSYVVPAACYLYLAFYGWIGAGIGRKRIQAQAYER; encoded by the coding sequence ATGGCACAAAACGAAACATCACGCGATTACAGGGGCGCATTTGCATTGCTCACCTTGCTATTTTTCATGTGGGGGTTCATCACGGTCACAAATGACGTGTTGGTGACCACCTTTCGTGGCATTTTCCAGCTTAGCGCATTGGAATCGAGCTTGGTGCAGTTTTCCTTTTTTGGCGCATTTTTCGTGATTTCGATCATCTACTACATCGTTTCGCTGACGATGGGTGACCCGATCAACCGCATTGGGTACAAAACGGGGATGGTGATTGGCTTGCTCGGTTGCGGACTTGGCTGTGCCTTGTTTTATCCGGCAGCGCAAATGGCCTCCTACGGGTTTTTCCTTTTTGCGCTGTTTGTCCTTGCTGCGGGTGTGACCATGCTCCAAATTGCTGCAAATCCCTACGCTGCGATCATGGGTAGCCCTGAATCCGCCTCGGGACGTTTGAATTTTGCCCAAGGCTTCAATTCGTTGGGTACCACGGTCGGGCCGCTGGTCGCCGCGATTCTGATTTTCAAGGTGTTTTCGACCGGGGACAAGAGTCCGACGGCCGTCGCCTCCGCTTATTTGATTTATTCGGCCTTGTTTGTGATTTGCGCTGCTTTTGTGGCGTTTTCCGCGATGCCGCCCTTCAAAAATGAAGAAAAAGCCGAAAAAGGCCTCGGCGTTTTGCGTTTTCCCTACCTCGTTCTCGGCGTGATTGCGATTTTTGTCTATGTGGGCGCCGAAGTGTCCACCGGGACCTTTCTCATTGATTTTCTGCGCGATCCGAATGTCCTCGGGATGACCAAGGAGCAAGCCACCGGAATGTTGCCTTTTTTCTGGGGAGGATTGATGATCGGCAGGTTGTTGGGGGCCATTTCGCTGAGTACAACTTTGGAAACGGTCAAAAAGGCGGTCTACATGGCCGTGGTTGCTGCGGCATGTTTTTTCTTCATCTACTTCGTCACCGGCATCAAAACAGAAGGCGGCGTTTTCTCCTACCAAACACTTCCCTTGACCGAATTGGGTATCTATTTGTTGCTTTTGCTGGTCACCTACGTCGGATTGCTGGCGGGTCGGGATGCGCCTGCACGCACGTTGGGAATCTTTTCGCTGGTGAATATCGTCTTGCTGATGGTCGGGGCATTCGGCAGCGGTCATCTCGCAGCTTGGTGTGTGATCGGCGCCGGATTGTTCAACTCGATCATGTGGAGCAATATTTTCTCCTTGTCCATTGCGGATTTGGGCAAATACACGAGTCAAGGCAGTTCGTTGTTGGTGATGGCGATCGTCGGGGGTGCCTTGGTACCTCCATTGCAGGCAACCTTGGCCGACAGTTTTGGCAGTTTTCAACTTTCTTATGTCGTTCCAGCGGCATGTTATCTGTACCTTGCATTTTATGGCTGGATCGGGGCTGGAATCGGACGAAAGAGAATTCAAGCGCAGGCTTATGAAAGATAA
- a CDS encoding ROK family protein: MKDKIVIGADIGGTNTTLGLVNGRGEILSEMRFSTRSFEKPQGLVQALSDEIRCRIDDMGGNGDLCGVGLGAPNGNFYSGMVEEAPNLRWKGNVDLRTMFSEALNVPCVLTNDANAAAIGEMIYGGAIGMKNFVVITIGTGLGSGIVVNGELLYGHSGFAGEMGHTIAVRDGRLCTCGRRGCLEAYVSARGIRQTTVEILTGRKYPSELRQLSAEKLSPKNVAQAAMEGDPIAQEIFEFTGELLGRHLADAVALLSPEAIFFYGGVSGAGDVLLAPTRRALEENVLGVFKGRTQLLPSALQGRSAAILGAAALAWKTFCVPVGGN; encoded by the coding sequence ATGAAAGATAAAATCGTAATCGGGGCTGATATCGGGGGGACCAATACCACGTTGGGATTGGTCAATGGACGTGGCGAAATCCTGTCGGAGATGCGGTTTTCAACGCGTTCGTTTGAAAAGCCACAAGGGTTGGTGCAGGCACTTTCCGATGAGATCCGCTGTCGCATCGACGATATGGGCGGCAATGGCGATTTGTGTGGCGTCGGTTTGGGTGCTCCGAATGGGAATTTTTATTCGGGGATGGTCGAAGAAGCCCCCAATTTGCGCTGGAAAGGCAATGTGGACCTGCGTACGATGTTCAGCGAAGCCTTGAACGTACCTTGCGTCCTTACCAATGACGCCAACGCGGCCGCGATCGGCGAAATGATCTATGGTGGCGCAATCGGCATGAAAAACTTTGTGGTGATCACCATCGGCACAGGTTTGGGCAGTGGCATCGTCGTCAATGGCGAATTGCTCTATGGGCATTCCGGATTTGCCGGCGAAATGGGGCATACGATCGCTGTACGGGACGGGCGCTTGTGCACTTGCGGGCGGCGCGGCTGCTTGGAGGCGTATGTGAGTGCGCGTGGCATCCGGCAGACGACGGTGGAGATTCTCACCGGCCGCAAATATCCCAGCGAATTGCGCCAACTTTCGGCAGAAAAACTAAGTCCAAAAAATGTGGCCCAAGCTGCGATGGAAGGCGATCCGATTGCGCAGGAAATTTTTGAATTCACTGGCGAATTGCTCGGACGGCACTTGGCGGATGCCGTGGCCTTGCTGAGTCCGGAGGCGATTTTTTTCTACGGCGGCGTCTCCGGCGCAGGGGATGTATTGCTCGCCCCGACAAGGCGTGCCTTGGAAGAAAACGTATTGGGCGTCTTCAAGGGACGCACCCAATTGCTGCCTTCGGCCCTTCAGGGCAGGTCGGCTGCAATTTTAGGCGCTGCGGCGCTGGCTTGGAAAACGTTTTGTGTGCCGGTTGGGGGGAATTGA